From the genome of Photobacterium sp. TLY01:
GATGTGCTGATGGATGCCGATGAAGTTGCAGAAGCATTTGCGACGCTGAAACAGCAGGGCAAAGTGGCCCATTTTGGGGTGTCGAATTTCTCTCCGGCACAGTTTGATCTGTTGCAGTCGCGTCTGGATGCGCCGCTGGTGACTAATCAGGTGGAAATCAATCCGCTCAACTTTGAGGTTTGCCATGACGGGACGCTGGACCAACTGCAGATGAAACGCACCAAGCCGATGGCATGGTCCTGCATGGCCGGTGGTGAGATCTTCCAGGGTCAGTCAGAGCAAGTGATCCGGGTTCGCAACGAACTGGAAGCGATCCGCCAGGAAATCGGCGCCGGTTCAATTGACCAGGTGATCTACGCCTGGGTTCGCCGCCTGCCGTCCAAGCCATTGCCGATTATCGGCTCAGGGAACATGAAGCGCGTTGAAGATGCCGTTGCTGCACTGGCATTTGAACTGAGCCGCGAACAATGGTTCCGCGTCTGGGTCGCTTCGAAAGGTCACGGTGTGCCATAAGCTGTTTTTCCTCAGCCATAACGACACAACCCCGCATCTGGCGGGGTTGTGGTTTCTTAGTCGCGGTCGCTGATGTGACCGCTTATTTTTTCTTCTCAGTGGTTGCTTTCAGGATTTCTTTGATGCGCTTGTTCGAGACTCGTTTAGCCATAAATCACTCCATGTAAAAA
Proteins encoded in this window:
- a CDS encoding aldo/keto reductase family oxidoreductase, which codes for MVANVELTPNGPQFSELVQGYWRLADWGMTPQERLTFLKQHIELGITTVDHADIYGGYTCEQLFGEALALDPSVREQIQIVSKCDIKLCGSQYPEQRINHYNTGKAHITESVNNSLQRLGVEQLDVLLIHRPDVLMDADEVAEAFATLKQQGKVAHFGVSNFSPAQFDLLQSRLDAPLVTNQVEINPLNFEVCHDGTLDQLQMKRTKPMAWSCMAGGEIFQGQSEQVIRVRNELEAIRQEIGAGSIDQVIYAWVRRLPSKPLPIIGSGNMKRVEDAVAALAFELSREQWFRVWVASKGHGVP